One Orrella dioscoreae genomic window carries:
- a CDS encoding SDR family NAD(P)-dependent oxidoreductase: MSQSLKGKTALVTGGSRGIGRAIAERLAADGATVAITYNASSAGAEEVVATIEKTGGTAFALHADLVDAAAIPALFDALDREFNTRKGSKALDILVNNAGNSGWGGLADATPDAWNTMFAVHARAPFFVVQSALSRLSDGGRIINTSSGLATRPLPAVPIYSMAKAAINNLTHALAMELGPRGITVNAVAPGWTRTDMNAAVRENADMVKAIEADTALGRFGETSDIAAVVAFLASEEGRWVTAQVIEASGGYKL, encoded by the coding sequence ATGTCCCAATCCCTCAAGGGAAAAACCGCTCTCGTCACTGGCGGATCGCGCGGCATCGGTCGCGCGATTGCCGAACGGCTTGCGGCCGACGGTGCGACCGTCGCCATCACCTACAACGCAAGCAGCGCAGGCGCAGAAGAAGTGGTTGCGACCATCGAAAAAACGGGCGGCACCGCTTTCGCGCTTCACGCCGACCTGGTCGATGCCGCGGCGATCCCGGCGTTGTTCGATGCGCTCGACCGCGAGTTCAACACAAGGAAGGGCAGCAAGGCGCTCGACATTCTGGTCAACAACGCCGGCAACTCAGGCTGGGGCGGTCTTGCCGATGCGACGCCGGACGCCTGGAACACGATGTTCGCGGTTCACGCCCGCGCACCGTTCTTCGTCGTTCAATCCGCGCTGAGCCGTCTCTCCGATGGTGGTCGGATCATCAATACGTCCTCCGGTCTGGCCACGCGCCCATTGCCGGCCGTCCCCATCTACTCCATGGCCAAGGCGGCCATCAACAACCTGACCCATGCGCTGGCGATGGAACTGGGGCCGCGCGGAATCACGGTGAACGCCGTGGCGCCGGGTTGGACGCGAACGGACATGAACGCCGCTGTCCGCGAAAACGCCGACATGGTGAAGGCCATCGAAGCCGATACCGCGCTGGGACGCTTTGGCGAAACCTCGGATATCGCCGCAGTCGTGGCCTTCCTTGCCTCCGAGGAAGGTCGATGGGTGACTGCCCAGGTGATCGAGGCGAGCGGCGGCTACAAGCTCTGA
- a CDS encoding NADPH-dependent F420 reductase translates to MKIGILNAGNVGSRLARVWATAGHDLVIAKDGEDRKIAPLLAELGDRARLGTIREAAEFGEAVLFSVYWPRVDAIVGEVGDALDGKTVIDTMNPLGVTAEFQHFHELDFMRDNSTSEVLQQRLPKARIVKAFNLLGSPLLEAAAWSKSPVQPNVFYVSDDASAGQVARGLIVDAGFKPINAGPLKGARQLEQAGVLLHHIAEHEYAGDAEGLVRLALSVIEASPGPIVRERVT, encoded by the coding sequence ATGAAGATAGGAATTTTGAATGCCGGCAATGTCGGCAGTCGCCTAGCGCGAGTCTGGGCAACCGCAGGTCATGACCTCGTCATTGCGAAGGACGGCGAGGATCGCAAGATCGCACCGTTGCTGGCAGAACTGGGCGACCGGGCCCGGCTCGGCACGATCCGCGAGGCCGCCGAATTCGGCGAGGCTGTTCTGTTCTCCGTCTACTGGCCGCGGGTCGACGCGATCGTAGGCGAAGTAGGCGACGCGCTCGATGGCAAGACCGTCATCGACACCATGAACCCGCTCGGCGTCACCGCCGAGTTCCAGCATTTCCATGAACTGGACTTCATGCGCGACAACTCGACCTCCGAGGTTTTGCAACAACGCCTCCCGAAGGCTCGGATCGTCAAGGCGTTCAATCTGCTGGGATCGCCATTGCTTGAGGCCGCAGCGTGGTCGAAGTCGCCGGTGCAGCCCAATGTCTTCTATGTCAGCGACGACGCCTCGGCCGGGCAGGTCGCCCGTGGTCTGATCGTTGATGCCGGTTTCAAGCCCATCAACGCCGGCCCCCTCAAAGGCGCCCGGCAACTGGAGCAGGCCGGCGTCCTGCTGCACCACATTGCCGAGCATGAATATGCCGGGGACGCGGAGGGTCTTGTTCGGCTGGCGCTGTCGGTCATCGAGGCAAGCCCCGGCCCGATCGTGCGCGAACGGGTCACCTGA
- a CDS encoding NADPH-dependent F420 reductase, which produces MDIGIIGAGEIGGSLTRRLSKLGHKVSVANSRGPDSLAELAAETGATAVTVTEAASSGEIVFVAIPVWKIAELPKDLFDGIGPDIVVVDTGNYYPRERDGRIDDIETGMAESRWVANQLGRPVVKALNTLYWRKLLHEGKPAGAPGRIALPVAGDDEADKTKLIRLFDELGFDGIDAGGLDESWRQQPGTPVYATDLDAEGVRKALAEASPERKPEMRATPNSSLGKPI; this is translated from the coding sequence ATGGATATCGGAATCATAGGAGCCGGGGAGATCGGAGGCTCGCTGACGCGCCGGCTGTCGAAACTGGGCCACAAGGTGTCCGTCGCCAACTCGCGCGGCCCGGATTCGCTAGCCGAGCTTGCCGCCGAAACCGGCGCCACGGCGGTCACCGTCACCGAGGCAGCCAGTAGCGGCGAGATCGTTTTCGTCGCCATACCGGTGTGGAAGATCGCCGAACTGCCGAAGGATCTCTTCGACGGGATCGGTCCCGACATCGTCGTCGTCGATACCGGCAACTACTATCCCCGGGAGCGTGATGGCCGGATCGATGACATCGAAACGGGCATGGCTGAAAGTCGCTGGGTGGCAAATCAGTTGGGACGGCCAGTGGTGAAGGCACTCAACACCTTGTACTGGCGCAAGCTCCTCCATGAGGGCAAGCCAGCGGGTGCTCCCGGTCGTATCGCGTTGCCGGTCGCTGGCGACGATGAAGCCGACAAAACAAAGCTCATCCGGCTTTTCGACGAACTCGGATTCGACGGCATCGACGCTGGGGGGCTCGACGAGTCCTGGCGTCAGCAGCCTGGCACGCCGGTCTATGCCACCGATCTCGACGCCGAAGGTGTCCGCAAGGCGCTTGCCGAAGCAAGCCCGGAGCGCAAACCTGAAATGCGTGCCACGCCGAATAGCAGCCTCGGCAAGCCTATTTGA
- a CDS encoding relaxase/mobilization nuclease domain-containing protein — MTDRRDDDFRVRPSAPKNRGKGQGQSFVSKVLKQAGKASGGKSSMRHSAAGGSGARADQRPGSRLGRGHTAARFAGAKLTPMSRRVTIKTLLVNQRNASPQSLAKHLRYIERDGAGRDGEPGRAYGPQTDEADLGAFKERAADDRHHFRFIVSPEDGGELDDLRTYTRHLVNRMEADLGTRLDWVAVDHWNTDNPHTHLIVRGREDTGKDLIIAGDYIAHGFRHRAAELATEWLGPRTELEIQQTLQREVEQERWTSLDRTLQREAGEDGRVQVERFNEPRLQRQRLLLVGRLQHLQRLGLAEEMQPGTWAVHADAEKTLRALSERGDVIRTMQRAMSGQPRELAVFEPGEDGRSVIGRVAAKGLADELHDRGYLVIDGVDGKAHYVALNARDELANYPTGAVVEVKGSADVRAADKNIAALASDGLYRADHHLAIEQGRAKPGRDPQEVVAAHVRRLEALRRAGIVERVAEGLWKVPNDLAERGRQYDAQRLSGVAMELKSHLPIERQARVIGATWLDQQLVGGGRGLGDLGFGGDAKQAMQQRADFLVEQGLAVRRGQRVILARNLLGTLRNRELTQAAKDIAAETGLEHRPVADGQRVAGIYRRSVMLASGRYAMLDDGMGFSLVPWRPVIEQRLGQQLAATVRGGGVSWEIGRQRGPAI, encoded by the coding sequence ATGACCGATCGCCGCGATGACGATTTCCGGGTGCGCCCGAGCGCCCCGAAGAACCGGGGTAAGGGCCAGGGCCAGAGCTTCGTTTCCAAGGTACTCAAGCAGGCTGGCAAGGCCAGCGGCGGCAAGTCCTCGATGCGCCATTCCGCAGCCGGTGGCAGCGGCGCACGCGCAGACCAGCGGCCCGGCTCGCGCCTGGGGCGCGGCCACACGGCGGCGCGTTTCGCTGGTGCGAAGCTGACGCCCATGTCGCGGCGCGTGACCATCAAGACCTTGCTGGTCAATCAACGCAATGCTAGCCCGCAGTCGCTCGCCAAGCACCTGCGCTACATCGAGCGCGACGGCGCGGGCCGCGATGGCGAACCGGGCCGGGCCTATGGGCCGCAGACCGACGAAGCCGACCTCGGCGCCTTCAAGGAGCGTGCCGCCGACGACCGGCATCATTTCCGCTTCATCGTCTCACCGGAAGACGGGGGCGAGCTGGACGACCTGCGCACCTACACCCGGCATCTGGTGAACCGCATGGAAGCCGACTTAGGAACGCGGCTGGATTGGGTGGCGGTCGATCACTGGAACACCGACAACCCGCATACTCACCTGATCGTGCGCGGGCGCGAAGACACCGGCAAAGACCTCATCATCGCGGGCGACTACATCGCCCACGGCTTTCGCCATCGGGCCGCCGAACTGGCGACCGAATGGCTGGGGCCGCGCACCGAACTGGAGATCCAGCAGACCTTGCAGCGCGAGGTGGAGCAAGAGCGGTGGACGAGCCTCGACCGCACGCTGCAACGCGAGGCCGGCGAGGATGGCCGGGTGCAGGTCGAACGCTTCAACGAACCCCGGCTGCAACGCCAGCGCCTGCTGCTGGTCGGCCGCCTACAACACTTGCAGCGCCTGGGCCTGGCCGAAGAAATGCAGCCCGGCACCTGGGCCGTGCATGCGGATGCGGAGAAGACCTTGCGCGCCCTGAGCGAGCGTGGCGACGTCATCCGCACCATGCAGCGGGCCATGAGCGGCCAGCCGCGCGAACTGGCGGTGTTCGAGCCGGGCGAGGATGGCCGATCCGTCATCGGTCGCGTGGCCGCGAAGGGGTTGGCCGACGAGCTGCACGACCGCGGCTATCTGGTCATCGACGGCGTGGACGGGAAGGCCCACTACGTCGCACTGAACGCCCGTGACGAGCTGGCGAACTACCCCACGGGTGCGGTGGTGGAAGTGAAGGGTTCGGCCGACGTGCGCGCCGCCGACAAGAACATCGCCGCGCTGGCGAGCGATGGCCTGTACCGCGCCGATCACCACCTGGCCATCGAACAGGGCCGGGCCAAGCCCGGACGCGACCCGCAGGAGGTTGTCGCCGCCCACGTCCGGCGGCTGGAAGCGTTGCGCCGGGCTGGCATCGTGGAGCGTGTGGCAGAGGGGCTATGGAAGGTGCCGAACGACCTGGCCGAGCGTGGCCGCCAGTACGATGCGCAGCGCCTGAGCGGCGTGGCTATGGAACTGAAATCGCACCTGCCCATCGAACGGCAGGCGCGCGTGATCGGCGCGACCTGGCTTGACCAGCAATTGGTCGGCGGCGGCCGCGGGTTGGGCGACCTGGGCTTTGGTGGCGACGCCAAGCAGGCGATGCAGCAGCGCGCCGACTTCCTGGTCGAACAGGGGCTGGCCGTGCGGCGCGGGCAGCGCGTGATCCTCGCCCGCAACCTGCTGGGCACGCTACGCAATCGAGAACTGACGCAAGCCGCCAAAGACATTGCCGCCGAAACTGGCCTGGAGCATCGCCCGGTAGCCGACGGGCAGCGCGTCGCCGGCATTTACCGGCGCTCTGTCATGCTGGCGAGCGGGCGTTACGCCATGCTTGATGACGGCATGGGGTTCAGCCTGGTGCCGTGGCGGCCGGTGATCGAACAGCGGCTAGGTCAGCAACTTGCAGCCACGGTACGCGGCGGAGGCGTGTCGTGGGAGATTGGGCGGCAACGCGGGCCTGCCATCTAA
- a CDS encoding NADPH-dependent F420 reductase — protein MTQTIGIIGSGLVGKAVARLATAAGYKVVISNSRGADTIKDLIEELGPLASAGTTEEAIAAGDIVTLSIPIAASEQLPADKFAGKVVLDQTNYYPAFGNNDVLDKGELTSSGLIQRRLPGAKVVKGLHNLSWLHMKANATPKGSANRTTLPIAGDEAGAKQAVTEFFDKIGFDTIDAGSLADSWRIEPSTPIYFWRYAPTVDLKATGEKAERAYTQPGKPVSREDAQRLINEAKRPSPIGGTFEGMPQVHVDLFMAQASAATVKK, from the coding sequence ATGACACAAACAATCGGAATCATTGGCTCCGGCCTCGTCGGCAAGGCAGTCGCGCGTCTCGCGACCGCAGCTGGCTACAAGGTGGTGATCAGCAACTCCCGCGGCGCGGACACCATCAAGGATCTGATCGAGGAACTTGGTCCGCTGGCGAGCGCCGGCACGACCGAGGAGGCCATCGCGGCAGGTGACATCGTCACGCTCTCGATCCCGATCGCCGCCTCCGAGCAGCTGCCCGCCGACAAGTTTGCGGGCAAGGTCGTACTCGACCAGACGAACTACTATCCCGCATTCGGCAACAATGACGTTCTCGACAAGGGGGAGCTGACCTCCAGTGGGCTGATCCAGCGGCGTTTGCCGGGAGCGAAGGTCGTCAAGGGCCTTCACAACCTCAGCTGGCTCCACATGAAGGCCAACGCGACGCCGAAGGGTTCGGCGAACCGCACGACGCTGCCGATCGCGGGTGACGAAGCCGGAGCGAAGCAGGCGGTGACCGAGTTCTTCGACAAGATCGGCTTCGATACCATCGACGCGGGCTCCCTCGCAGACAGCTGGCGCATTGAACCGAGCACGCCCATCTACTTTTGGCGCTACGCTCCGACGGTAGATCTGAAAGCGACGGGCGAAAAAGCCGAGCGCGCCTACACGCAGCCCGGCAAGCCCGTGTCGCGCGAAGATGCTCAGCGCTTGATCAACGAGGCAAAGCGCCCGTCACCGATCGGCGGCACGTTCGAGGGCATGCCGCAGGTCCACGTCGACCTCTTCATGGCCCAGGCAAGCGCCGCGACCGTCAAGAAATAA
- a CDS encoding SDR family NAD(P)-dependent oxidoreductase, with protein MDTQLKGRVALITGASQGIGEAIARALHAEGAKVALLARDESKLAKIAEDLGDRAFAISGDVTSADSLAQAIAAVESALGPIDIAVNNAGGLRSSTGGLFRPFEEVPDADWLETWEFNVLSVVRVVRAAAPKMAARGWGRIINISSESGVQPDAVAIEYASAKSALNILTKGLAKTYADRGVLVNAVSPAYVDTPILRDLLAQQDGAEDLLPDELAAHFMPTFRPNIGVGRPCKPEDVAAAVVFLASEQAGFITGTNLRVDGGSVMAI; from the coding sequence ATGGACACACAGCTTAAAGGTCGCGTCGCTTTGATCACAGGTGCTAGCCAAGGCATCGGCGAGGCGATCGCACGAGCGCTGCACGCCGAGGGCGCCAAGGTCGCCCTTCTGGCGCGCGACGAGAGCAAGCTGGCGAAGATCGCCGAGGATCTCGGAGACCGGGCCTTCGCGATCAGCGGCGACGTGACGAGCGCCGACAGCTTGGCGCAGGCGATTGCGGCGGTGGAGTCAGCGCTTGGGCCAATCGACATCGCTGTCAACAATGCGGGCGGATTGCGGTCATCGACCGGCGGGCTGTTCCGACCATTCGAAGAGGTTCCCGACGCTGACTGGCTCGAAACCTGGGAATTCAACGTCCTATCCGTTGTGCGGGTTGTCAGAGCAGCGGCACCGAAAATGGCAGCGCGCGGATGGGGCCGGATCATCAACATCTCGTCGGAAAGCGGCGTCCAGCCCGACGCGGTCGCCATTGAGTATGCCTCCGCCAAAAGCGCGTTGAACATCCTGACCAAGGGACTCGCGAAAACTTATGCCGACCGGGGCGTGCTGGTGAACGCCGTATCGCCGGCCTATGTGGACACGCCCATCCTCCGTGATCTGCTGGCGCAGCAGGATGGTGCCGAGGATCTGTTGCCTGACGAGCTTGCGGCTCATTTCATGCCCACCTTCCGCCCGAACATCGGGGTCGGCCGGCCGTGCAAGCCGGAAGACGTCGCCGCGGCAGTTGTGTTCCTGGCGTCGGAAC
- a CDS encoding LysR family transcriptional regulator, whose amino-acid sequence MNTSIDLPEMRVFVAVVTDGSFTTAADRLGTDKARISRIVSRMEKKLGAQLLTRSTRRLNVTEVGRDYFERAMCILTAAEAAEAAVAQQSREPKGLLKLTAGSEFGTMVVDDWIAAFLRMAPKVTVEAEYTNRLVDIIHEGFDVAVRVGTLEDSGLSARKLGEVSYGLYAAPGYLKRGPALSAVGDLKRHNLIMKTTRGRSNWALVNGEKTEKVTVSPRCAVNSTIAAKNLALAGLGITHLPRFMAEPYVAVGTLSCVLPGWAEVPAPVHAVFASSRYMDPKVRSFVDLCLSAFKDGGSQD is encoded by the coding sequence ATGAATACATCAATCGATCTGCCGGAGATGCGCGTCTTCGTCGCGGTTGTGACCGACGGCTCTTTCACGACGGCTGCGGATCGGCTGGGCACCGACAAGGCGCGCATCAGCCGCATCGTCAGTCGCATGGAGAAGAAACTCGGCGCACAGCTTCTCACCCGCTCGACACGTCGCCTCAACGTGACGGAGGTCGGTCGCGACTACTTCGAGCGCGCCATGTGCATCCTGACCGCCGCCGAAGCCGCAGAGGCGGCGGTGGCGCAGCAGTCCAGGGAGCCCAAAGGACTGCTCAAGCTCACGGCTGGATCCGAGTTCGGAACGATGGTCGTGGACGACTGGATCGCAGCGTTTCTGCGAATGGCCCCGAAAGTGACGGTGGAAGCGGAGTACACGAACCGCCTGGTCGATATCATCCATGAAGGCTTCGACGTCGCCGTCCGTGTCGGCACGCTCGAAGATTCGGGGCTCTCGGCGCGCAAACTCGGCGAGGTGTCTTACGGGCTGTATGCGGCCCCTGGCTATCTGAAGCGCGGGCCGGCGCTTTCCGCCGTCGGCGACCTGAAGCGCCACAACCTGATCATGAAGACGACGCGGGGGCGCTCCAATTGGGCCCTGGTAAATGGTGAGAAAACCGAGAAGGTCACGGTATCCCCGCGCTGTGCAGTCAACAGCACGATCGCCGCGAAGAACCTCGCGCTTGCAGGACTCGGGATCACGCACTTGCCGCGCTTCATGGCTGAACCCTATGTGGCTGTTGGCACGCTTTCTTGCGTGCTTCCCGGCTGGGCAGAGGTTCCGGCGCCTGTCCACGCCGTATTCGCATCGAGCCGCTACATGGATCCGAAAGTACGCAGCTTCGTGGATCTCTGCCTAAGTGCGTTTAAGGACGGCGGCTCACAGGATTAG